One window from the genome of Saccopteryx leptura isolate mSacLep1 chromosome 8, mSacLep1_pri_phased_curated, whole genome shotgun sequence encodes:
- the THPO gene encoding thrombopoietin isoform X1, whose amino-acid sequence MERTELLLMVMLLLTARLTWSNPAPPACDPRLLNKLLRDSHVLHSRLSQCPDINPLSSPVLLPAVDFSLGKWKTQTEQIKAQDVLGATTLLLEGVMAARGQLGPTCLSSLLGQLSGQVRLLLGALQGLLGTQLPPQGRTTAHKDPNAIFLSFQQLLRGKVRFLLHVVGPTLCAKRALPTTTVPRSTSLFHTLSKLPNRTSGWLETNSSVSAKTTGSGLPKRLQGFRAKILGLLNQTSRSIDQIPGLLNRTHRPLNGTHGLFPGPSPRVPGALRIPPGTADTGSLPFNLHPGYSPSLTPPPTGQHTLFSPSPAWPSPSVQLQLQLPRPDPSAITPNPPSPLPVAAHPHFQNLSQGE is encoded by the exons ATGGAGCGGACTG AACTGCTCCTCATGGTCATGCTTCTCCTGACTGCAAGACTAACTTGGTCCAACCCAGCTCCTCCTGCCTGTGACCCACGACTCCTAAATAAACTGCTGCGTGATTCCCATGTCCTTCACAGCAGACTG AGCCAGTGCCCAGACATTAACCCTTTGTCCTCACCTGTCCTGCTGCCTGCTGTGGACTTTAGCCTGGGAAAATGGAAAACCCAGACG GAGCAGATCAAGGCACAGGACGTTCTGGGAGCGACGACCCTTCTGCTGGAGGGAGTGATGGCAGCACGGGGACAGCTAGGACCCACTTGCCTCTCATCCCTACTGGGACAGCTTTCTGGACAGGTCCGCCTCCTCCTTGGGGCCCTGCAGGGCCTCCTTGGAACCCAG CTTCCTCCACAGGGCAGGACCACAGCTCACAAAGATCCCAATGCCATCTTCCTGAGCTTCCAACAGCTGCTCCGAGGAAAGGTGCGTTTCCTGCTGCATGTCGTAGGGCCCACTCTCTGTGCCAAGCGGGCCCTGCCCACCACAACTGTCCCACGCAGTACCTCTCTATTCCACACACTGAGCAAGCTTCCAAACAGGACTTCCGGATGGTTGGAGACAAACTCCAGTGTCTCAGCCAAAACTACTGGTTCTGGACTTCCGAAGAGGCTGCAGGGATTCAGAGCCAAGATCCTTGGTCTGCTGAACCAAACCTCCAGGTCCATAGACCAAATCCCTGGACTCCTGAACAGGACACACAGACCTTTAAATGGAACTCATGGACTCTTTCCTGGACCCTCACCCAGGGTCCCGGGAGCCCTGAGAATTCCTCCAGGAACTGCGGACACAGGCTCCCTGCCATTCAACCTGCATCCTGGGTATTCACCTTCCCTAACCCCTCCGCCCACTGGACAGCACACACTCTTCTCTCCTTCACCCGCCTGGCCCAGCCCCTCggtccagctccagctccagctccctcGTCCTGACCCTTCGGCTATCACGCCTAACCCTCCCAGTCCTCTTCCAGTTGCAGCCCACCCTCATTTCCAGAACCTGTCTCAGGGAGAGTAA
- the THPO gene encoding thrombopoietin isoform X5 yields the protein MERTELLLMVMLLLTARLTWSNPAPPACDPRLLNKLLRDSHVLHSRLSQCPDINPLSSPVLLPAVDFSLGKWKTQTEQIKAQDVLGATTLLLEGVMAARGQLGPTCLSSLLGQLSGQVRLLLGALQGLLGTQGRTTAHKDPNAIFLSFQQLLRGKDFRMVGDKLQCLSQNYWFWTSEEAAGIQSQDPWSAEPNLQVHRPNPWTPEQDTQTFKWNSWTLSWTLTQGPGSPENSSRNCGHRLPAIQPASWVFTFPNPSAHWTAHTLLSFTRLAQPLGPAPAPAPSS from the exons ATGGAGCGGACTG AACTGCTCCTCATGGTCATGCTTCTCCTGACTGCAAGACTAACTTGGTCCAACCCAGCTCCTCCTGCCTGTGACCCACGACTCCTAAATAAACTGCTGCGTGATTCCCATGTCCTTCACAGCAGACTG AGCCAGTGCCCAGACATTAACCCTTTGTCCTCACCTGTCCTGCTGCCTGCTGTGGACTTTAGCCTGGGAAAATGGAAAACCCAGACG GAGCAGATCAAGGCACAGGACGTTCTGGGAGCGACGACCCTTCTGCTGGAGGGAGTGATGGCAGCACGGGGACAGCTAGGACCCACTTGCCTCTCATCCCTACTGGGACAGCTTTCTGGACAGGTCCGCCTCCTCCTTGGGGCCCTGCAGGGCCTCCTTGGAACCCAG GGCAGGACCACAGCTCACAAAGATCCCAATGCCATCTTCCTGAGCTTCCAACAGCTGCTCCGAGGAAAG GACTTCCGGATGGTTGGAGACAAACTCCAGTGTCTCAGCCAAAACTACTGGTTCTGGACTTCCGAAGAGGCTGCAGGGATTCAGAGCCAAGATCCTTGGTCTGCTGAACCAAACCTCCAGGTCCATAGACCAAATCCCTGGACTCCTGAACAGGACACACAGACCTTTAAATGGAACTCATGGACTCTTTCCTGGACCCTCACCCAGGGTCCCGGGAGCCCTGAGAATTCCTCCAGGAACTGCGGACACAGGCTCCCTGCCATTCAACCTGCATCCTGGGTATTCACCTTCCCTAACCCCTCCGCCCACTGGACAGCACACACTCTTCTCTCCTTCACCCGCCTGGCCCAGCCCCTCggtccagctccagctccagctccctcGTCCTGA
- the THPO gene encoding thrombopoietin isoform X2 — MERTELLLMVMLLLTARLTWSNPAPPACDPRLLNKLLRDSHVLHSRLSQCPDINPLSSPVLLPAVDFSLGKWKTQTEQIKAQDVLGATTLLLEGVMAARGQLGPTCLSSLLGQLSGQVRLLLGALQGLLGTQGRTTAHKDPNAIFLSFQQLLRGKVRFLLHVVGPTLCAKRALPTTTVPRSTSLFHTLSKLPNRTSGWLETNSSVSAKTTGSGLPKRLQGFRAKILGLLNQTSRSIDQIPGLLNRTHRPLNGTHGLFPGPSPRVPGALRIPPGTADTGSLPFNLHPGYSPSLTPPPTGQHTLFSPSPAWPSPSVQLQLQLPRPDPSAITPNPPSPLPVAAHPHFQNLSQGE; from the exons ATGGAGCGGACTG AACTGCTCCTCATGGTCATGCTTCTCCTGACTGCAAGACTAACTTGGTCCAACCCAGCTCCTCCTGCCTGTGACCCACGACTCCTAAATAAACTGCTGCGTGATTCCCATGTCCTTCACAGCAGACTG AGCCAGTGCCCAGACATTAACCCTTTGTCCTCACCTGTCCTGCTGCCTGCTGTGGACTTTAGCCTGGGAAAATGGAAAACCCAGACG GAGCAGATCAAGGCACAGGACGTTCTGGGAGCGACGACCCTTCTGCTGGAGGGAGTGATGGCAGCACGGGGACAGCTAGGACCCACTTGCCTCTCATCCCTACTGGGACAGCTTTCTGGACAGGTCCGCCTCCTCCTTGGGGCCCTGCAGGGCCTCCTTGGAACCCAG GGCAGGACCACAGCTCACAAAGATCCCAATGCCATCTTCCTGAGCTTCCAACAGCTGCTCCGAGGAAAGGTGCGTTTCCTGCTGCATGTCGTAGGGCCCACTCTCTGTGCCAAGCGGGCCCTGCCCACCACAACTGTCCCACGCAGTACCTCTCTATTCCACACACTGAGCAAGCTTCCAAACAGGACTTCCGGATGGTTGGAGACAAACTCCAGTGTCTCAGCCAAAACTACTGGTTCTGGACTTCCGAAGAGGCTGCAGGGATTCAGAGCCAAGATCCTTGGTCTGCTGAACCAAACCTCCAGGTCCATAGACCAAATCCCTGGACTCCTGAACAGGACACACAGACCTTTAAATGGAACTCATGGACTCTTTCCTGGACCCTCACCCAGGGTCCCGGGAGCCCTGAGAATTCCTCCAGGAACTGCGGACACAGGCTCCCTGCCATTCAACCTGCATCCTGGGTATTCACCTTCCCTAACCCCTCCGCCCACTGGACAGCACACACTCTTCTCTCCTTCACCCGCCTGGCCCAGCCCCTCggtccagctccagctccagctccctcGTCCTGACCCTTCGGCTATCACGCCTAACCCTCCCAGTCCTCTTCCAGTTGCAGCCCACCCTCATTTCCAGAACCTGTCTCAGGGAGAGTAA
- the THPO gene encoding thrombopoietin isoform X7: MERTELLLMVMLLLTARLTWSNPAPPACDPRLLNKLLRDSHVLHSRLSQCPDINPLSSPVLLPAVDFSLGKWKTQTEQIKAQDVLGATTLLLEGVMAARGQLGPTCLSSLLGQLSGQVRLLLGALQGLLGTQDHSSQRSQCHLPELPTAAPRKGAFPAACRRAHSLCQAGPAHHNCPTQYLSIPHTEQASKQDFRMVGDKLQCLSQNYWFWTSEEAAGIQSQDPWSAEPNLQVHRPNPWTPEQDTQTFKWNSWTLSWTLTQGPGSPENSSRNCGHRLPAIQPASWVFTFPNPSAHWTAHTLLSFTRLAQPLGPAPAPAPSS; this comes from the exons ATGGAGCGGACTG AACTGCTCCTCATGGTCATGCTTCTCCTGACTGCAAGACTAACTTGGTCCAACCCAGCTCCTCCTGCCTGTGACCCACGACTCCTAAATAAACTGCTGCGTGATTCCCATGTCCTTCACAGCAGACTG AGCCAGTGCCCAGACATTAACCCTTTGTCCTCACCTGTCCTGCTGCCTGCTGTGGACTTTAGCCTGGGAAAATGGAAAACCCAGACG GAGCAGATCAAGGCACAGGACGTTCTGGGAGCGACGACCCTTCTGCTGGAGGGAGTGATGGCAGCACGGGGACAGCTAGGACCCACTTGCCTCTCATCCCTACTGGGACAGCTTTCTGGACAGGTCCGCCTCCTCCTTGGGGCCCTGCAGGGCCTCCTTGGAACCCAG GACCACAGCTCACAAAGATCCCAATGCCATCTTCCTGAGCTTCCAACAGCTGCTCCGAGGAAAGGTGCGTTTCCTGCTGCATGTCGTAGGGCCCACTCTCTGTGCCAAGCGGGCCCTGCCCACCACAACTGTCCCACGCAGTACCTCTCTATTCCACACACTGAGCAAGCTTCCAAACAGGACTTCCGGATGGTTGGAGACAAACTCCAGTGTCTCAGCCAAAACTACTGGTTCTGGACTTCCGAAGAGGCTGCAGGGATTCAGAGCCAAGATCCTTGGTCTGCTGAACCAAACCTCCAGGTCCATAGACCAAATCCCTGGACTCCTGAACAGGACACACAGACCTTTAAATGGAACTCATGGACTCTTTCCTGGACCCTCACCCAGGGTCCCGGGAGCCCTGAGAATTCCTCCAGGAACTGCGGACACAGGCTCCCTGCCATTCAACCTGCATCCTGGGTATTCACCTTCCCTAACCCCTCCGCCCACTGGACAGCACACACTCTTCTCTCCTTCACCCGCCTGGCCCAGCCCCTCggtccagctccagctccagctccctcGTCCTGA
- the THPO gene encoding thrombopoietin isoform X4, whose product MERTELLLMVMLLLTARLTWSNPAPPACDPRLLNKLLRDSHVLHSRLSQCPDINPLSSPVLLPAVDFSLGKWKTQTEQIKAQDVLGATTLLLEGVMAARGQLGPTCLSSLLGQLSGQVRLLLGALQGLLGTQLPPQGRTTAHKDPNAIFLSFQQLLRGKDFRMVGDKLQCLSQNYWFWTSEEAAGIQSQDPWSAEPNLQVHRPNPWTPEQDTQTFKWNSWTLSWTLTQGPGSPENSSRNCGHRLPAIQPASWVFTFPNPSAHWTAHTLLSFTRLAQPLGPAPAPAPSS is encoded by the exons ATGGAGCGGACTG AACTGCTCCTCATGGTCATGCTTCTCCTGACTGCAAGACTAACTTGGTCCAACCCAGCTCCTCCTGCCTGTGACCCACGACTCCTAAATAAACTGCTGCGTGATTCCCATGTCCTTCACAGCAGACTG AGCCAGTGCCCAGACATTAACCCTTTGTCCTCACCTGTCCTGCTGCCTGCTGTGGACTTTAGCCTGGGAAAATGGAAAACCCAGACG GAGCAGATCAAGGCACAGGACGTTCTGGGAGCGACGACCCTTCTGCTGGAGGGAGTGATGGCAGCACGGGGACAGCTAGGACCCACTTGCCTCTCATCCCTACTGGGACAGCTTTCTGGACAGGTCCGCCTCCTCCTTGGGGCCCTGCAGGGCCTCCTTGGAACCCAG CTTCCTCCACAGGGCAGGACCACAGCTCACAAAGATCCCAATGCCATCTTCCTGAGCTTCCAACAGCTGCTCCGAGGAAAG GACTTCCGGATGGTTGGAGACAAACTCCAGTGTCTCAGCCAAAACTACTGGTTCTGGACTTCCGAAGAGGCTGCAGGGATTCAGAGCCAAGATCCTTGGTCTGCTGAACCAAACCTCCAGGTCCATAGACCAAATCCCTGGACTCCTGAACAGGACACACAGACCTTTAAATGGAACTCATGGACTCTTTCCTGGACCCTCACCCAGGGTCCCGGGAGCCCTGAGAATTCCTCCAGGAACTGCGGACACAGGCTCCCTGCCATTCAACCTGCATCCTGGGTATTCACCTTCCCTAACCCCTCCGCCCACTGGACAGCACACACTCTTCTCTCCTTCACCCGCCTGGCCCAGCCCCTCggtccagctccagctccagctccctcGTCCTGA
- the THPO gene encoding thrombopoietin isoform X3 has protein sequence MVMLLLTARLTWSNPAPPACDPRLLNKLLRDSHVLHSRLSQCPDINPLSSPVLLPAVDFSLGKWKTQTEQIKAQDVLGATTLLLEGVMAARGQLGPTCLSSLLGQLSGQVRLLLGALQGLLGTQLPPQGRTTAHKDPNAIFLSFQQLLRGKVRFLLHVVGPTLCAKRALPTTTVPRSTSLFHTLSKLPNRTSGWLETNSSVSAKTTGSGLPKRLQGFRAKILGLLNQTSRSIDQIPGLLNRTHRPLNGTHGLFPGPSPRVPGALRIPPGTADTGSLPFNLHPGYSPSLTPPPTGQHTLFSPSPAWPSPSVQLQLQLPRPDPSAITPNPPSPLPVAAHPHFQNLSQGE, from the exons ATGGTCATGCTTCTCCTGACTGCAAGACTAACTTGGTCCAACCCAGCTCCTCCTGCCTGTGACCCACGACTCCTAAATAAACTGCTGCGTGATTCCCATGTCCTTCACAGCAGACTG AGCCAGTGCCCAGACATTAACCCTTTGTCCTCACCTGTCCTGCTGCCTGCTGTGGACTTTAGCCTGGGAAAATGGAAAACCCAGACG GAGCAGATCAAGGCACAGGACGTTCTGGGAGCGACGACCCTTCTGCTGGAGGGAGTGATGGCAGCACGGGGACAGCTAGGACCCACTTGCCTCTCATCCCTACTGGGACAGCTTTCTGGACAGGTCCGCCTCCTCCTTGGGGCCCTGCAGGGCCTCCTTGGAACCCAG CTTCCTCCACAGGGCAGGACCACAGCTCACAAAGATCCCAATGCCATCTTCCTGAGCTTCCAACAGCTGCTCCGAGGAAAGGTGCGTTTCCTGCTGCATGTCGTAGGGCCCACTCTCTGTGCCAAGCGGGCCCTGCCCACCACAACTGTCCCACGCAGTACCTCTCTATTCCACACACTGAGCAAGCTTCCAAACAGGACTTCCGGATGGTTGGAGACAAACTCCAGTGTCTCAGCCAAAACTACTGGTTCTGGACTTCCGAAGAGGCTGCAGGGATTCAGAGCCAAGATCCTTGGTCTGCTGAACCAAACCTCCAGGTCCATAGACCAAATCCCTGGACTCCTGAACAGGACACACAGACCTTTAAATGGAACTCATGGACTCTTTCCTGGACCCTCACCCAGGGTCCCGGGAGCCCTGAGAATTCCTCCAGGAACTGCGGACACAGGCTCCCTGCCATTCAACCTGCATCCTGGGTATTCACCTTCCCTAACCCCTCCGCCCACTGGACAGCACACACTCTTCTCTCCTTCACCCGCCTGGCCCAGCCCCTCggtccagctccagctccagctccctcGTCCTGACCCTTCGGCTATCACGCCTAACCCTCCCAGTCCTCTTCCAGTTGCAGCCCACCCTCATTTCCAGAACCTGTCTCAGGGAGAGTAA
- the THPO gene encoding thrombopoietin isoform X6: MENPDGADQGTGRSGSDDPSAGGSDGSTGTARTHLPLIPTGTAFWTGPPPPWGPAGPPWNPGQDHSSQRSQCHLPELPTAAPRKGAFPAACRRAHSLCQAGPAHHNCPTQYLSIPHTEQASKQDFRMVGDKLQCLSQNYWFWTSEEAAGIQSQDPWSAEPNLQVHRPNPWTPEQDTQTFKWNSWTLSWTLTQGPGSPENSSRNCGHRLPAIQPASWVFTFPNPSAHWTAHTLLSFTRLAQPLGPAPAPAPSS; the protein is encoded by the exons ATGGAAAACCCAGACG GAGCAGATCAAGGCACAGGACGTTCTGGGAGCGACGACCCTTCTGCTGGAGGGAGTGATGGCAGCACGGGGACAGCTAGGACCCACTTGCCTCTCATCCCTACTGGGACAGCTTTCTGGACAGGTCCGCCTCCTCCTTGGGGCCCTGCAGGGCCTCCTTGGAACCCAG GGCAGGACCACAGCTCACAAAGATCCCAATGCCATCTTCCTGAGCTTCCAACAGCTGCTCCGAGGAAAGGTGCGTTTCCTGCTGCATGTCGTAGGGCCCACTCTCTGTGCCAAGCGGGCCCTGCCCACCACAACTGTCCCACGCAGTACCTCTCTATTCCACACACTGAGCAAGCTTCCAAACAGGACTTCCGGATGGTTGGAGACAAACTCCAGTGTCTCAGCCAAAACTACTGGTTCTGGACTTCCGAAGAGGCTGCAGGGATTCAGAGCCAAGATCCTTGGTCTGCTGAACCAAACCTCCAGGTCCATAGACCAAATCCCTGGACTCCTGAACAGGACACACAGACCTTTAAATGGAACTCATGGACTCTTTCCTGGACCCTCACCCAGGGTCCCGGGAGCCCTGAGAATTCCTCCAGGAACTGCGGACACAGGCTCCCTGCCATTCAACCTGCATCCTGGGTATTCACCTTCCCTAACCCCTCCGCCCACTGGACAGCACACACTCTTCTCTCCTTCACCCGCCTGGCCCAGCCCCTCggtccagctccagctccagctccctcGTCCTGA
- the POLR2H gene encoding DNA-directed RNA polymerases I, II, and III subunit RPABC3 isoform X2 encodes MDLILDVNIQIYPVDLGDKFRLVIASTLYEDGTLDDGEYNPTDDRPSRADQFEYVMYGKVYRIEGDETSTEAATRLSAYVSYGGLLMRLQGDANNLHGFEVDSRVYLLMKKLAF; translated from the exons ATGGACCTCATATTAGATGTAAACATTCAGATTTACCCTGTAGACTTGG GTGACAAGTTTCGATTGGTCATAGCCAGTACCTTATATGAAGATGGTACTCTGGATGATGGTGAATACAACCCCACAGATGATAGACCTTccag GGCTGACCAATTTGAGTACGTAATGTATGGGAAAGTGTACAGGATCGAGGGAGATGAAACTTCTACTGAAGCAGCAACACGTCT CTCTGCCTACGTGTCCTACGGGGGCCTGCTCATGAGGCTGCAGGGCGATGCCAACAACCTGCACGGATTTGAAGTGGATTCCAGAGTTTACCTGCTGATGAAGAAGCTGGCCTTCTGA
- the POLR2H gene encoding DNA-directed RNA polymerases I, II, and III subunit RPABC3 isoform X1 has product MAGILFEDIFDVKDIDPEGKKFDRVSRLHCESESFKMDLILDVNIQIYPVDLGDKFRLVIASTLYEDGTLDDGEYNPTDDRPSRADQFEYVMYGKVYRIEGDETSTEAATRLSAYVSYGGLLMRLQGDANNLHGFEVDSRVYLLMKKLAF; this is encoded by the exons ATGGCAGGCATCCTGTTTGAGGATATTTTTGATGTGAAAGACATTGACCCGGAGGGCAAGAAGTTTGACCGAG TGTCTAGACTGCACTGTGAGAGTGAATCTTTCAAGATGGACCTCATATTAGATGTAAACATTCAGATTTACCCTGTAGACTTGG GTGACAAGTTTCGATTGGTCATAGCCAGTACCTTATATGAAGATGGTACTCTGGATGATGGTGAATACAACCCCACAGATGATAGACCTTccag GGCTGACCAATTTGAGTACGTAATGTATGGGAAAGTGTACAGGATCGAGGGAGATGAAACTTCTACTGAAGCAGCAACACGTCT CTCTGCCTACGTGTCCTACGGGGGCCTGCTCATGAGGCTGCAGGGCGATGCCAACAACCTGCACGGATTTGAAGTGGATTCCAGAGTTTACCTGCTGATGAAGAAGCTGGCCTTCTGA